From a single Pleurodeles waltl isolate 20211129_DDA chromosome 8, aPleWal1.hap1.20221129, whole genome shotgun sequence genomic region:
- the LOC138249559 gene encoding LOW QUALITY PROTEIN: zinc transporter ZIP5-like (The sequence of the model RefSeq protein was modified relative to this genomic sequence to represent the inferred CDS: inserted 1 base in 1 codon): protein MEPELQVFPMLYYAMVVLEHQRRRRQQRHLCHGDLKSNASSSHFLPSVLPITEDAHYKGQQSILQDANANGRQAVFRNAEEEKGYYLQQLFMQYGQNGTLSFNGLTNLLQNLCLGQVQVVEIQHEDLGHGHVSHLDILEVQEQKHAHSHSSLEHAVESDINTTSRSQAVKVWTKRTTTKPGKTHLVQSTTEAGREFTNAGNAWSRQSWSRPEQIQSEHHWARNSILEQLLLLDHSSYNHLHEDCLNVTQLLLNFGLNGIEELTPXQFSLICPALLYQIDSCVCIRHNDVLRVQQEKAAWDMAVVGFGFSAVTIISVPSLLAILLVPLLSRSVFYFLLAFLVALAVGTLCGDALLHLLPHAHGTHHKVLKPQQVEAPEDSILKGLCVVAGIYLLFLIENILGLTKRRTKKKKTKSDCSGSQQASLVALRALGSTEEHESPSSFDLEPGSTEKIHHCSLLVQAEPGEEHNNTAQSTRTSREDQTGAADISDIAWMVILGDGIHNFTNGLAIGAAFSQGIPSGLSTSIAVFCHELPHELGDFAVLLQAGMPVRRVLIFSLLSAFLGYLGMLVGNTVSQSSSKVTPWIFAGTAGIFLHVALVDMLPDMLQRDPAGKGKTKIFFLHNFGFLLGTALMLCIALFEDGLQFLIVDLLALRSSFASI from the exons CCATCTCTGCCATGGGGACCTGAAGTCAAATGCCTCGTCCAGTCACTTTCTACCCTCTGTGCTCCCTATAACAGAAGATGCTCATTATAAAGGCCAACAAAGTATTCTCCAGGATGCCAATGCTAATGGCAGGCAAGCTGTTTTCCGcaatgcagaggaggagaagggttACTACCTTCAGCAGCTTTTCATGCAATATGGTCAGAACGGCACCCTGTCCTTCAATGGACTGACaaacctcctccagaacctgtgtcTTGGCCAGGTGCAGGTGGTGGAGATCCAACATGAAGATCTGGGTCATGGGCACGTCTCCCACTTAGACATCTTAGAGGTACAGGAGCAGAAGCATGCCCACTCACACTCCAGCTTGGAGCATGCAGTGGAATCTGACATTAATACCACATCTAGGTCTCAGGCTGTGAAAGTTTGGACAAAGCGAACCACAACTAAGCCAGGAAAAACCCACCTAGTTCAGTCGACAACTGAAGCTGGGAGGGAGTTCACTAACGCCGGCAATGCATGGAGTCGACAGTCTTGGAGCAGGCCAGAGCAGATCCAGTCTGAACATCACTGGGCCAGGAACAGTATCCTCGAACAGCTCTTATTGCTGGACCACTCTAGCTACAACCACTTGCATGAAGATTGCTTGAACGTCACCCAGCTCCTGCTGAACTTTGGGCTGAATGGCATCGAAGAGCTGACGC AGCAGTTCTCCCTGATCTGCCCAGCTTTGCTGTACCAGATAGACAGCTGTGTCTGTATCCGGCATAATGATGTGTTGCGTGTCCAGCAGGAAAAGGCTGCTTGGGACATGGCAGTGGTTGGTTTTGGCTTTTCGGCCGTCACCATCATCAGTGTGCCTTCCCTTTTGGCCATTCTCCTTGTGCCTTTGCTGAGCCGCAGCGTTTTCTACTTCTTGCTAGCATTCCTGGTGGCGCTGGCCGTAGGTACTCTATGTGGAGACGCGTTGCTCCACCTTCTGCCCCATGCGCATGGAACGCACCACAAGGTTTTGAAGCCACAACAAGTAGAAGCCCCAGAAGACAGCATTCTGAAGGGGCTTTGTGTGGTGGCTGGGATTTACTTGCTGTTTCTTATTGAGAATATTCTGGGACTGACTAAGCggagaacaaagaaaaagaaaacaaagagtgaTTGTTCGGGATCTCAGCAGGCCAGCCTGGTAGCACTGCGAGCCCTGGGTTCCACAGAAGAACATGAGTCTCCCTCCTCCTTTGACCTGGAGCCAGGAAGTACTGAGAAGATACACCACTGTTCCCTTCTTGTGCAAGCTGAGCCAGGGGAAGAGCATAACAATACTGCACAATCAACTCGCACATCCAGAGAGGAC CAGACAGGGGCAGCTGATATTTCTGATATCGCCTGGATGGTAATCCTAGGAGATGGCATCCACAACTTTACCAATGGACTAGCAATAGGTGCTGCCTTTTCCCAGGGCATACCCAGCGGTTTAAGCACCAGTATTGCTGTCTTCTGCCATGAGCTGCCTCACGAACTCGGTGACTTTGCGGTTCTGCTGCAGGCGGGGATGCCTGTGCGACGGGTATTGATCTTCAGTTTGCTGTCTGCTTTCCTGGGGTACCTTGGCATGCTTGTGGGCAACACCGTGAGCCAGAGCTCCTCCAAGGTAACGCCTTGGATTTTTGCTGGCACTGCAGGAATTTTCCTCCATGTCGCCCTGGTGGACATGCTTCCAGACATGTTGCAGCGGGATCCTGCTGGGAAGGGAAAGACAAAGATCTTCTTTCTTCACAATTTTGGGTTTCTTCTGGGAACAGCCTTGATGCTCTGCATCGCCCTTTTTGAAGATGGACTGCAGTTCCTCATTGTGGATTTATTAGCCCTCCGTTCATCGTTCGCCTCAATTTAA